A single Candidatus Binataceae bacterium DNA region contains:
- a CDS encoding tetratricopeptide repeat protein has product PPANDGARAGGDGSGGDASGWTRVPNSGPGEAAVSATASGTGGAAATATPAGAGAPAVSAGAPAPAGQAPAEPAPEATPTDAPAPYDVGSIQPTPPVSDQPLTGLIASTKDQPAFNASLRATEDGRKALEASKLDDAMRELGRAVSIDPSDPYAYFYLGRAYMIKRDFPQALAFFGRSEVGLSGIPAWLGEVKSFEGACLEEQGKFPEAAAAYKQALDAAPGNLMARTGYGRLSSSVSDANAGNAPPPPAPADGAALPAPEVNLAAPAPAEAAPPPPQSNEADPGDIPDSESGADAGGSSDATSPPSAAAPENNAKPAPGNQ; this is encoded by the coding sequence CCCCCCCGGCCAACGACGGCGCGCGCGCCGGCGGCGACGGGTCGGGTGGCGACGCGTCGGGATGGACGCGCGTGCCGAACAGCGGTCCCGGCGAAGCCGCGGTATCCGCCACGGCCTCGGGCACAGGCGGCGCTGCCGCTACGGCAACACCCGCCGGTGCGGGCGCGCCTGCCGTTTCGGCGGGCGCGCCCGCGCCGGCGGGGCAGGCGCCCGCAGAGCCGGCGCCGGAGGCCACGCCTACGGATGCGCCGGCTCCTTACGACGTGGGCTCGATCCAGCCGACGCCGCCGGTCAGCGATCAGCCACTGACCGGGCTAATCGCAAGCACCAAGGATCAGCCCGCGTTCAACGCGTCATTACGTGCGACGGAGGACGGGCGAAAGGCACTGGAGGCTTCAAAGCTCGACGACGCGATGCGCGAGCTGGGCCGCGCGGTCTCGATCGATCCCTCCGATCCTTACGCCTACTTCTACCTGGGTCGCGCCTACATGATTAAGCGCGACTTCCCGCAGGCGCTCGCTTTCTTCGGCCGCTCGGAAGTGGGACTCAGCGGCATTCCCGCATGGCTCGGCGAGGTCAAAAGCTTCGAGGGCGCGTGTTTGGAAGAGCAGGGCAAGTTTCCCGAGGCGGCCGCTGCTTACAAACAGGCCCTCGACGCGGCGCCGGGTAACCTGATGGCGCGAACCGGATACGGACGCCTGAGCTCGAGCGTCTCGGACGCGAACGCCGGTAACGCTCCGCCGCCGCCAGCGCCCGCCGATGGCGCGGCGCTCCCCGCGCCGGAGGTCAATCTGGCGGCGCCCGCTCCGGCCGAAGCTGCGCCGCCGCCGCCTCAATCGAACGAGGCTGACCCGGGGGATATCCCGGATTCCGAGTCCGGCGCGGACGCCGGCGGTAGCTCGGATGCCACTTCTCCTCCAAGTGCCGCTGCCCCAGAGAACAACGCCAAGCCTGCGCCCGGCAATCAGTGA